DNA from Mesorhizobium loti R88b:
GATGCGGCCGGTCGATTCGTCGGTAAGCAAAGGGTTCAGCTGCAGGAAATGCTGGAAGACGATGAAGGCAACCGAGAGCACACCAGCGGCCATCGAGCCGTAGCGCAGCACCGAGCTTGGCGAGCGCATGTCGATGGCGACCAGTATGGCGCCGGCGCCGATGGCGATCAGCGTGTAGATCGCCTGTTCGGCGAGCGTCACGGCGCCTGTGTCGATGACACCGCCATGCATGGCGTGGCGCACCAGCATGGCGACGGTGAGCAGCGCGAAAAGTGCTGCACCCGCCTCCATGGCAAGGCGCGGCCGGCCATTGCCAGTTATTGGTAGTGCGGGGGTAGTGCGGGCGAGCTGCCACGCGGCAAGGCCGAAGGCCAATGCCGGGACGCCGTAGCCGGGCAGCAGCCAGTTGAACACCGGTGTCGTCGACAGGAATTCGGCGCCGACGATGGTCGGGTCGAAAGCGACGCGGCCAAGCACGGCGATCACCGCGCCGACCGAAATCCAGCCGAGCACCGGATAGGAGCGCCAGCGGGTGGCCAGCGCCGGCACAATCGCCGCGGCACCAAGCAGAATGGTGGTCCAACCGGAATCGAAAGCCATATGCAGCATCAGGAGGCCAGCGATCGCCGCGCCCCCAAAGGCGAATGAAACAGCCACGCCGCCCTTGAGCGGCGGCTCTTCCGCTCGTGCGATCCACTCGCCACCGGCGGCAAAAACCACGACCAGCAAAGCAGCGACCGCGGCGTAGGCAAAATCACGGTCGAGATTTCCGTAAGTGAGCCACAGCGCCAGCAGGATGACCAGCGGCGCAGCGATGCCCCATGCCGCCCAGCAGGCCGCACGGATCCGCGCCACGGCGGCGAAACGGCGGGCGGCCCAGAAACCGGCACTGACGAAGACCAGGCCAAGACCAAGGCCGATGCGCAGCGTCAAGGCATTTCCGGCCGCCACCTGCAGGCCGTCAAAGCCTATGTTGCCCTGGGACAAATCGGTGCCGATGGTGGTGGGCGGAATGATGCCGAGATAGATCATCACGCTCACCACCCCGGCGGCGTGCAGCAGTGGCAAGGCGCGCGGCCGGTAGAGTGCGGTGGCGACAAGGGCGACGAGGACCAAGGCGCCCGGCAAGGCATCGCCGGCGGCAACAAGTGTGGAGTCGACGGACAGGCCAAGTGCCGAAAATGCAACAAAAACGCCGGGAACGATCGATGGCCAGTCGAAGCCCGTCTTTGCAGTTTCCGCTCCGCCGTCTCGACTCCCCAGCCAAACAAGAGCAAGCACCGCCAGCGTCACCGCGTTGATGAACAGGATGACGGCAAGGTCGGCACCGGGCGCGTTCATCATGTAGGCGATGGTCCAGGCGCCGGTGCCGAAGAAGGCGGCTGCCATCAGGAATTTCCAGTCGCGCATGCGCGCGATCACCGCCGTGGCGGCAAGCACGATGGCGAGATAGACGAACAGCGCCCATGGATTTGGCGCCTGCGATGACACAAGCGCCGGCGTCGCCATCGAACCGACGAGGCCGATGCCGGCCAAGGCCTGACCGTGGACGAGAGCAGCGACAATCGTCGCCACGCCGATGGCGCCGAGCACGGTGAAGGCGAAGGCCGGGCCGACGAAACCGTAAATGGCATAAGCGGCGTAGACTGTGCCGAACAGGATGAAGGCGCCGGCCGCGGTCAGGATGGCTGGAATATAGGCGCCGGCGACACCTTGCACCGGCACCTTGAAGCCGGTGCGACGGATGAACTCGCCGCCGGCGATCAGGACGAGCCCGAGCAGCGCTGCCATGGTGAGCCGCACGCCGGGGCCGAAAATGCCGGCCTCGATGGTGTAGCGGATCAGGAACAGCCCACCCAGCGCCAGCGCGATGCCGCCGACCCAGACCGCCCAACGCGTGCCAAGCGCTGTTTCGACGTCGGACTGGCGGGCAGCTTTGGCCGCTGCGGCGGGCTTGGCAGGCTCCGCCACAGCCGGGGCTGCCTCGCCAGCCGACGACGGCCCGGACACAACCTCAACGGCCTCCGTAGCCGGCGCTTGCGCGGCCATCGCCGGCTCGCCAGCCACCGGCGCCGCGATTTCGGCCGCTGCCACAGCTACCGGGTTCGCATCGGCCGGCTTACCTTCGGTGACGGCTTGTTCGGATGGCTTGGCCGCGGGCGGCACCACGCCTGAAAGGACAAGGCTGCGCAGTGCGCCAAGTTCGCGCTCGATCAGGCCGATGCGGCCCTGCTGGCGCGAAATGATGACGAACAAAGCGATGATGGCGACAAGGCCGATCAGGCTCTCAAACATGGCGGTTCCCCCAAACCAGGCCAGTCTTCACTGACGTTTCGTCTCACTAACACTCAACTACGGCGGCTAGACGACTGGTAAACTCAACGCGCCGCCAGATTCGCAGCCGGAAAGATCGAACATGTTTCGGTGCCGAAAGCCAGCAGCTTGCCGTTGGCATCCTTCAGTGTCGCTTCCGAAACGGCAAGTGTGCGGCCCTTGTGGACCACTTTGCCTTCGCAGACCACCTCGCCGGTCCTGGGCGTGATCGGCCGCGTCAGATTCACCTTGAATTCCGCCGTCGTATAGGCCTCGCCCTTTTCGAGCAACGTCTGCACGGCGCAGGCGAGTGCCGAATCAAGCAGCGTCGCCGCCCAGCCGCCATGCACCGTGCCGAGTGGATTGAGATGCCGCTCATTGGGAACGCCGCGGAACACGGCGCGGCCTTCCGACACTTCGGTCAGATCGAAGTTGAGCTGGAAGGAAATCGGCGGCGCCGGATATTTGTTGTCGATGATGCGCTGTAGCAGTTCCACGCCGGTATATTTCTGGATATCGGCGTGCGGAATGGTGCCGAGGCCGAGCGGCGAGACCCGGCCCGGATACAGTTCGACTTCGCTCATGTGATGATTTCTCTGGCTGCATTTTCTCCGGCTATGGTCTTGCCGCGCGCGTGGTGCTTGCACAGTGCGGCAAGGAAGCCGGCGCGGGCATCGGGTTGTTCGATGCCGCGCGGCTCGTAGACGTGGCGCGTGAAAAAGAAACCGGTCAGCCGGAAGGCGTCTTGGACCGCCGCCGGATCCCCGCGCAGGCCGGAGCCACGTTGCAGAAACGCCGGCAGCGCCAGCATCTTGTCGCGCCAAGGCGCGCCGGCTTCACGCGACACCGCTCGGCCCGACTTCGGCGAGACATAGGCAAGGTCCTGTCGCGTGCCGGTGGCAGCGCATTGACTGAGATCGAGGCCGAAGCCGAGTTCATCGAGAATAAGAAGCTCGAAGCGTGCCACCAGTTCACCAGCAGCATCGGCATCGTCGAGATGGACGATCATCACGGCGAGCGCTTCGTAAAGGCCGCCATGGGCATCACGCTCAGGCAAAAGGCGCAGATGCGCGGCCATGGTCTGCAGTCCGTAGACGGCAACGGCGCTGTCCATCAGCCGCGCGGCATTCATCTCGATCGCCTCGGCCTGGAATGTGCCGAGATGCTCGTCAAGGCGCGCGCGCCACAGAAGATCGACGCGATTGCCGGGCTGGAGAACGGGCTGCTGCTTGCGTGAACGGCCGCCGCGCACGAGACCGAGATGGCGGCCATGGGCGCGTGTCATCACCTCGAGAATGGCGCTGGTTTCGCCATGCTTGCGAGTGCCGAGAATGATTCCCTCATCATGCCATTCCATGCCGGAGCTTTTCACCGATCGGATGGCGAAATCAAGATGAGGTCGCGGGTTCAGGCAGGCCGTGCCTCTCGGGCGGCAATAAAAAACCGCCCGCAGCGATACGCTGCGGGCGGCCTGGTAAGTCAGTCAGTCTATTAGAAATTGCGCTGGAAGCGGACGATGCCGCCAATGCCGTCCTTCTTGTCGGCCTTGGACCAGTTGCCGTAGAGGGAGGGGTTGCCGAAATTGCCGTAGTGATCCCAGTCGACTTCGGTGGTGATCGTGAAGCCCGGGACGATGGTGTAGGCGACGTTCGCCGCAAGAGCTATGTTCTTGTCGTCGTCAGCCGAAGCCTGGACGTTGAACGATGTCTTGTCGTTGAACTTGTAGGTGCCGCCGCCCCAGACGGCCCAGTTGCCACCCCATGGCTTGTACTGGCCACGGCCTTTTGCGTTGAGGGCGTTGGTCGGGTCCTTGAGGTTGTCGTCGGTGCCGTAACCGCCCATGACGAAGAGCGACAACTCCTTGGTGACATTGACGTCCAAACGAACTTTGCCGGACACTTCCTCGTAGTTGCTGTCATAAGCGACAACGCCGGTGATCGCACCCCAGTCGCCCTTGTACTTCAAGCCGCCGACGACATGCGGAACATAGCTGTCGATGGTGCTGGTGCCGGTGCCTTCTTCGAGCGAGACCACAGCCGTGAAGCCGCTGCCAGCGTCGAAGTAGTACTGGACGACGTTGGTGTCCTTGATGCCATACGGGATGATGGTGTCCTGGATGACGTTGCCGGCGTAACCGATAAACGCGTCATATGCCGTTTCATCCTTACCGACGCGCAGGCCACCGAGCTGGATCCAGGCGAAGTTCAAGGTGACGGGCTTGCTGATTGCCTGCCAGTCATTGGCGCTGCTAGCGTTTTGATTGGTATAGTCGCCGGACTTGTTGCCGAATTGAAAGCGGGTCTCGGTGAAGGTCTTCAACGTGCCGAGTTCGGTTTCCTGGCCGGTATAAGTCCGCAGCGCGAAGCGCATGTTCTTGTAGTAGGTGTCGTTGGTTTTGCCGCGGTCCTTGTCGTCCGGAACGTTGTTGACCCCATCCAGCGTGCCGGAATCGCCGACGCCGATGTCATAGCGGAGATAGCCGCCGATACGCAGGCACGTCTCGGTGCCCGGGATGTAGAAGTAGCCGGCGCCGTAGACGTCGCAGATCTTGACGTATTCGGCCGGTTCCGGTTCGGCGACGACAACCGCGTCCGCGGCGCGAGCGCCGGACACCGCGATCAGGGCCGCGGCTGAGCCGAGAAGGAGGCTCTTGATGTTCATTTTCTGACCTCTCCAGTCATAGTTTAAATGGCTTCGGATTTGTGGCTGGCGGATATGTTTTCCCGCCTCACCCCCACAATGAAAAAGGCGCGTACCGCGTCCCCTTTTCGCGGCGAACATACCCATCAATCCTCCGCCTTCAATGACGGTTTTGGAAATAACGGCGATTCTGTTAATAGATTATTGCTGTGTTGCACAAATAACACTGGCCTATACCGCGATTGGCACAATTGGCACAACGTCATATATTCAATATATATTCGGATTGTTTCTCGGCTAACTATACGTTCTGCACGAGATATTTCCAATCATTAGCCCAAAAATGGCATTTTTTGGCTACTTAGATTGAAAAGTAACCGTTACGTTGCGTCAGAAGACGCCAGGCGGGAGTCCTCCAGCCTGCGATGACGTAAGGGAATTCCAAGACCGCCTGCCAGGTCGGCCAAATCTCGCCAAGACGGTCGAAACAGGCTGGCGCACGCTCCAGCGCTATCGATTGTGACAGCCACCAGCTCCCGGTGAGCCGGTGCGGCGCCGCTTTCTCAAGCCCGACGTGACAAAAGCAGGCGAGCAAGAAACAAGGGCGATCGCGGAACCACCTCATGCTGAGTTGCGAGACTCTTTGTTTTGCCGCAATTCCAGGGGAAAGCGCTACGCGCCTTCCCGGGAAAACCATCTCACACTTTCCTGGAATTGCTCTAATCGGCCAGCACGTCGTCGATCACGCGTCGGGATTTTTCGACTTCTGCCTGATTGTTCGCATGGCCAGCGACCGTGATCAGCGCCTTCCACAGCGCCCAGCCGCGTCCGCGTGCCCAGGTCGCATCATCAACGGCAAGACCGGTGCGGAAAACCTCCCTGCTCTCGCCCTCGAACAAGGTCCAGGCGATCGCCAGGTCGCATGAAGGGTCGCCGACGCCGCAGGTGCCGAAGTCGATCACTGCGCTCAATCGCCCCGCTTCGACAAGGAGATTGCCCCAGCTGACATCGCCATGGAACCAGACCGGCGGCCCCTTCCAGGTCGCGGCAAGGGCCGCGTCCCAAACGGCACTCGCCAGGCTTGCGCCGATGTGGTT
Protein-coding regions in this window:
- a CDS encoding DUF2339 domain-containing protein: MFESLIGLVAIIALFVIISRQQGRIGLIERELGALRSLVLSGVVPPAAKPSEQAVTEGKPADANPVAVAAAEIAAPVAGEPAMAAQAPATEAVEVVSGPSSAGEAAPAVAEPAKPAAAAKAARQSDVETALGTRWAVWVGGIALALGGLFLIRYTIEAGIFGPGVRLTMAALLGLVLIAGGEFIRRTGFKVPVQGVAGAYIPAILTAAGAFILFGTVYAAYAIYGFVGPAFAFTVLGAIGVATIVAALVHGQALAGIGLVGSMATPALVSSQAPNPWALFVYLAIVLAATAVIARMRDWKFLMAAAFFGTGAWTIAYMMNAPGADLAVILFINAVTLAVLALVWLGSRDGGAETAKTGFDWPSIVPGVFVAFSALGLSVDSTLVAAGDALPGALVLVALVATALYRPRALPLLHAAGVVSVMIYLGIIPPTTIGTDLSQGNIGFDGLQVAAGNALTLRIGLGLGLVFVSAGFWAARRFAAVARIRAACWAAWGIAAPLVILLALWLTYGNLDRDFAYAAVAALLVVVFAAGGEWIARAEEPPLKGGVAVSFAFGGAAIAGLLMLHMAFDSGWTTILLGAAAIVPALATRWRSYPVLGWISVGAVIAVLGRVAFDPTIVGAEFLSTTPVFNWLLPGYGVPALAFGLAAWQLARTTPALPITGNGRPRLAMEAGAALFALLTVAMLVRHAMHGGVIDTGAVTLAEQAIYTLIAIGAGAILVAIDMRSPSSVLRYGSMAAGVLSVAFIVFQHFLQLNPLLTDESTGRIPVFNLLFLAYLLPAVAAGGLALFARDKRPKWYAQMLALVAAVLAFAYATLSVRRLFKGEFIGLWSGLGQLETYTYSALWLVIGVVLLTSGVWLKSQVLRIASAALIAIAVVKVFLFDMSELEGVLRALSFIGLGTVLIGIGLFYQRLLTRAAKEKMSVSEQG
- a CDS encoding PaaI family thioesterase — translated: MSEVELYPGRVSPLGLGTIPHADIQKYTGVELLQRIIDNKYPAPPISFQLNFDLTEVSEGRAVFRGVPNERHLNPLGTVHGGWAATLLDSALACAVQTLLEKGEAYTTAEFKVNLTRPITPRTGEVVCEGKVVHKGRTLAVSEATLKDANGKLLAFGTETCSIFPAANLAAR
- the recO gene encoding DNA repair protein RecO, with protein sequence MEWHDEGIILGTRKHGETSAILEVMTRAHGRHLGLVRGGRSRKQQPVLQPGNRVDLLWRARLDEHLGTFQAEAIEMNAARLMDSAVAVYGLQTMAAHLRLLPERDAHGGLYEALAVMIVHLDDADAAGELVARFELLILDELGFGLDLSQCAATGTRQDLAYVSPKSGRAVSREAGAPWRDKMLALPAFLQRGSGLRGDPAAVQDAFRLTGFFFTRHVYEPRGIEQPDARAGFLAALCKHHARGKTIAGENAAREIIT
- a CDS encoding porin, producing the protein MNIKSLLLGSAAALIAVSGARAADAVVVAEPEPAEYVKICDVYGAGYFYIPGTETCLRIGGYLRYDIGVGDSGTLDGVNNVPDDKDRGKTNDTYYKNMRFALRTYTGQETELGTLKTFTETRFQFGNKSGDYTNQNASSANDWQAISKPVTLNFAWIQLGGLRVGKDETAYDAFIGYAGNVIQDTIIPYGIKDTNVVQYYFDAGSGFTAVVSLEEGTGTSTIDSYVPHVVGGLKYKGDWGAITGVVAYDSNYEEVSGKVRLDVNVTKELSLFVMGGYGTDDNLKDPTNALNAKGRGQYKPWGGNWAVWGGGTYKFNDKTSFNVQASADDDKNIALAANVAYTIVPGFTITTEVDWDHYGNFGNPSLYGNWSKADKKDGIGGIVRFQRNF